In Natranaerobius thermophilus JW/NM-WN-LF, the genomic stretch TGAAGAAAGGATAAAAGAGATAGCTGGTTAAAACAAATTAAGGATAGGGGGTTTGTAATATGAAAAGAACACATTACTGTGGAGAATTGACCAGGGAATTAGTTGGGAAAAAAGTTGTCCTTAAGGGATGGGCTGACAATCGACGTGATCATGGAAAACTGATTTTTATCGACATGAGAGACAATTCGGGTTTAGTTCAGGTGGTATGTGATTTTGAATCTAATCCTGAAGCTTTAGAAGTAGCTGATTCGGTTAGATCCGAGTATGTTCTTGAAATCACCGGTACTGTTAGAGAAAGGTCACCGGAAAATGTTAATCCAGATCTGAAGACAGGTGAAATAGAAGTAGACTGTGAGGATATTAATGTATTAAATACTTCCAAAACACCTCCTTTCTTTATTAATGAAAATGTGGATGTGGATGAGAACATACGCTTAAAGTATCGATATTTAGATCTTAGAAGACCATCAATGCAAAATAATATCTACTTAAGACATAAAATCACTAAACTTGTGAGAGACTTTTTAGATGAGAACGGTTTTATTGAAGTTGAAACACCTATGCTGACTAAAAGTACTCCAGAAGGTGCAAGAGACTTTTTGGTTCCTAGCCGGTTACATGAGGGATCATTTTATGCGTTGCCTCAATCTCCCCAATTGTTTAAACAATTATTGATGGCTTCAGGAGTGGAAAAATATTTCCAAATAGCTCGGTGTTTTAGAGATGAAGACTTAAGGGCTGATAGACAACCAGAATTTAGTCAAATCGATATTGAGATGTCTTTTTTCGAACAAGAAGAGTTTATGAAATTAATGGAAAACATGGTATCAAAATTATTTAAAGAAGTATTGGGAATTGAGTTAACTAAGCCATTCCCGCGAATAACATACCAGGAGGCTATGGACAGATATGGATCTGATAGCCCTGATTTAAGATACGGTTTAGAATTACATGATGTATCTGATTTGGTGAAAGATGCAGAATTTAAAGTATTTAGAGAAACTGTGGCTAGCGAAGGTCAAGTTAAAGGAATTGCCGTCCCTCAAGGACAAGAATTCAGTCGAAAAGAAATTGACGATTTAACGGAATTTGTTAAGGAATTCGGTGCGAAAGGGCTAGCATGGATGGTTTTAGAGGAAGAAGAAATAAAAAGTCCAATAGCTAAATTCTTTAGTGACGAAGAATTAGACGGAATTATTGATCGAATGGGCGCCAATACAGGTGATTTACTGTTATTTGTAGCCGATGAACCCGAAATAGTAGCAGATTCCTTATCAAAATTACGTGAGCATTTGGCTAATAAGTTAGATCTTATTCCTAGCAATGAATATCAACTTACATGGGTAATTGATTTCCCCTTAATGGAATATGATAAAGATGAAGGAAGATATAAAGCATTGCATCATCCATTCACATCACCTTATGAAGATGACTTAGAAAAATATGAGAATGAACCAGAAAAGATACGCGCCAAAGCTTATGATCTAGTATTGAATGGAGTAGAAATCGGTGGGGGGAGTATGAGAATCCATCAGAAAGAGTTACAGGAGAAAATGTTCGAATTTCTAGGAATCCCTCTAGAAGAGGCTAAACAAAAGTTCGGTTTCTTGTTCGAAGCCTTTGAATATGGAACACCACCCCATGGCGGAATTGCTTTTGGACTTGATCGATTAGTAATGTTGTTTACTGGCTCTCAAAGTATCAGAGATGTGATAGCATTTCCAAAAACTGCTAACGCAAGTTGCCTAATGACTGAGGCTCCTGCAAAAGTTGATGAAAACCAGCTCAAAGAGTTGCACTTGAAAACCACGAAGTAAAATCGGATGTTTAATGATAATTGATTTTTGGGTCTAGATATGTTATTATTTCA encodes the following:
- the aspS gene encoding aspartate--tRNA ligase, whose protein sequence is MKRTHYCGELTRELVGKKVVLKGWADNRRDHGKLIFIDMRDNSGLVQVVCDFESNPEALEVADSVRSEYVLEITGTVRERSPENVNPDLKTGEIEVDCEDINVLNTSKTPPFFINENVDVDENIRLKYRYLDLRRPSMQNNIYLRHKITKLVRDFLDENGFIEVETPMLTKSTPEGARDFLVPSRLHEGSFYALPQSPQLFKQLLMASGVEKYFQIARCFRDEDLRADRQPEFSQIDIEMSFFEQEEFMKLMENMVSKLFKEVLGIELTKPFPRITYQEAMDRYGSDSPDLRYGLELHDVSDLVKDAEFKVFRETVASEGQVKGIAVPQGQEFSRKEIDDLTEFVKEFGAKGLAWMVLEEEEIKSPIAKFFSDEELDGIIDRMGANTGDLLLFVADEPEIVADSLSKLREHLANKLDLIPSNEYQLTWVIDFPLMEYDKDEGRYKALHHPFTSPYEDDLEKYENEPEKIRAKAYDLVLNGVEIGGGSMRIHQKELQEKMFEFLGIPLEEAKQKFGFLFEAFEYGTPPHGGIAFGLDRLVMLFTGSQSIRDVIAFPKTANASCLMTEAPAKVDENQLKELHLKTTK